A region from the Stygiolobus caldivivus genome encodes:
- a CDS encoding 4Fe-4S binding protein: MSDALTLSLIIALSMLAVVFYTVYEVERWKSRNRVLISLYLQGMMLTMNLGGYLYLVYHSAFLFLIINGAYMFFALYPILTFKGELQRKEAVYIPFSILMVVSEAVMGALIYTLQTGLPSTLNDAINNVWFVGVMVSEMVFTLAIKRNVDPTLRKYLIAMLLLMPWFPSVAGIYSFYASAFIMIAATIVVYETLYNQRLRATQDTFTVIELMTIFAFMMIGEFVYFLIDTLTLFDVSMAVAMFWFILRTLSGPNPKRGNYLRDATLAFAIIFTTFVMEFFMGAVLDFLEGVFTPGVAGFISSLSLPWLSPNTPWDLLWDGIDIVGSVLGSTWFLIMMGIEMGFLAFKKMLEIKVREVRVRMVLMIIAYAIYSVYLPNFSPIASQLAYIPYMWSMGVGTMGGVTNAFLMAIIGTYVIYGVLSFLFGSRNLCGVTCTAPLMYQGNFYDSLKVYNRTSKLGKKTMTSKSSKWYRGIALGISLLVLVASIISYLSNNGVLPFTVEGVDITVLIYFIAFDIVWYIVFISIPFMGTFACVTQGWCYWGVFNQAISRVGLFRLKVRDPQVCVTCKTVDCANACPTGITDMRGEFIKKGEMRSIKCVGIGECVDACPHKNIFFYDVRHVISNLFKGRNKGK, from the coding sequence ATGAGTGACGCGTTAACCCTCTCCTTAATCATAGCTCTGTCTATGTTAGCAGTAGTCTTCTACACTGTCTATGAGGTAGAGAGGTGGAAGAGTAGGAACAGGGTACTCATCTCGCTTTACCTACAAGGCATGATGCTGACCATGAACTTAGGGGGGTACTTGTACTTAGTGTACCACTCAGCGTTCCTGTTCCTGATTATTAATGGTGCCTACATGTTCTTCGCCCTGTACCCTATACTCACGTTTAAAGGAGAGTTACAGAGGAAAGAAGCAGTCTATATCCCGTTCTCTATACTCATGGTAGTCTCCGAAGCCGTAATGGGTGCACTAATCTATACGCTACAGACTGGTCTACCTTCTACACTTAACGATGCTATAAATAACGTGTGGTTCGTAGGGGTCATGGTCTCAGAGATGGTCTTCACCCTCGCCATAAAGAGGAATGTAGACCCCACGCTAAGGAAATACCTTATTGCGATGTTGCTCCTAATGCCGTGGTTCCCCTCGGTAGCAGGGATATACTCGTTTTACGCTTCAGCCTTCATAATGATCGCGGCTACTATAGTCGTCTATGAGACCCTTTACAACCAGAGGTTGAGGGCTACTCAGGACACGTTTACAGTTATAGAGCTTATGACAATTTTTGCCTTTATGATGATAGGAGAGTTTGTATACTTCTTAATCGACACCCTTACATTATTTGACGTATCTATGGCTGTAGCCATGTTCTGGTTCATACTGAGGACACTCTCAGGTCCTAACCCTAAAAGGGGCAATTACCTGAGAGACGCTACCCTAGCTTTCGCTATAATATTCACAACGTTCGTGATGGAATTTTTCATGGGGGCTGTCCTCGACTTCCTAGAGGGGGTATTTACGCCAGGTGTAGCAGGTTTTATATCGTCACTTTCATTACCGTGGCTGTCTCCTAATACCCCTTGGGACTTACTATGGGACGGTATAGATATTGTAGGGTCCGTGCTGGGTAGTACTTGGTTCTTAATCATGATGGGCATAGAAATGGGCTTCTTAGCTTTTAAGAAAATGTTGGAAATAAAGGTGAGGGAGGTCAGGGTCAGGATGGTTTTAATGATAATAGCTTATGCTATATACTCTGTGTATTTACCGAACTTTTCACCCATAGCTTCGCAGTTAGCCTACATACCGTATATGTGGAGCATGGGCGTGGGCACTATGGGGGGTGTCACCAACGCTTTTCTAATGGCTATAATAGGCACATATGTAATATACGGAGTACTCAGTTTCCTGTTCGGCTCAAGGAACTTGTGCGGAGTTACGTGTACAGCACCCCTTATGTACCAAGGGAACTTCTATGATTCGCTCAAGGTCTACAACAGGACTTCTAAGTTAGGGAAGAAGACCATGACCAGTAAGTCGTCAAAATGGTATAGGGGTATTGCACTAGGTATTTCGTTATTAGTACTGGTGGCTTCTATTATCTCGTACCTGAGTAATAACGGTGTACTACCCTTCACCGTTGAAGGAGTAGATATAACGGTACTCATATATTTCATAGCGTTTGATATTGTCTGGTATATAGTGTTTATTTCGATCCCGTTCATGGGGACTTTTGCTTGCGTAACTCAAGGCTGGTGCTATTGGGGTGTATTTAACCAAGCTATCAGCAGAGTAGGGTTATTCAGGCTTAAGGTAAGGGACCCCCAGGTGTGTGTTACTTGTAAAACAGTGGACTGTGCTAACGCTTGCCCCACGGGGATTACAGATATGAGGGGAGAGTTTATAAAGAAGGGCGAAATGAGGTCTATAAAATGTGTAGGTATTGGGGAATGTGTAGACGCTTGTCCCCATAAAAATATATTCTTCTATGACGTAAGGCACGTCATATCGAACCTCTTTAAGGGGAGGAATAAAGGAAAATGA
- a CDS encoding class I SAM-dependent methyltransferase: MTVADHGSGPGYYTVPMAKLVGENGTVYAVDSDQKAVMALEKKLEKLGIKNVKAYVSRDLSPIPDESVDFLLSKDVLCCTVLHKELAQDIWRVLKRGGKAYITVRLGKVGKDPRAIGAEEFFSLFSNAKEKGKTRLKAWVIIEK, encoded by the coding sequence ATGACAGTTGCCGACCACGGGTCAGGTCCGGGGTACTATACGGTACCTATGGCTAAACTTGTAGGAGAGAACGGTACGGTCTACGCGGTCGACTCCGACCAGAAGGCCGTTATGGCCCTAGAAAAGAAGTTAGAGAAGCTTGGCATAAAGAACGTAAAGGCGTATGTGAGCAGGGACTTATCCCCTATACCCGATGAGTCCGTAGACTTCTTACTCTCAAAGGACGTACTATGCTGCACCGTCCTGCATAAAGAGTTAGCACAAGACATCTGGAGGGTATTAAAGAGGGGAGGTAAGGCTTACATAACGGTAAGGCTAGGTAAGGTCGGTAAAGACCCGAGGGCGATAGGGGCGGAAGAGTTTTTCTCGTTATTTAGTAACGCTAAGGAAAAGGGGAAGACAAGGCTCAAAGCGTGGGTTATTATAGAAAAATAA
- a CDS encoding zinc ribbon domain-containing protein: MVKYCPNCGSANDDNATSCAYCGSSLPFERKDNRTSQPQGDQTSLIPNLFTIPQLYRDWYKKNHVGLLTEFLLILLFIILFLGPLGVLSQFIAFQIVFFILFLIVTYYLGIVASGKTIVILFILTFLVLGPLTILGITINYENMEIILPKHVNIISILIYFIQLIMASIVVATGIYDKPLMKISLRSEKNLQRLILDWNNYSKEKLNQYFYPIKCKLLSEGTYKDWLEKEKVDYGSYDKPLLKVRKDPYEAIAGFDLKYKGIEAYLVLELHSKNVGVQNFGYYIVEVTYDIYLPVNRKLTNTRFIQNYISNIFRGVDNFIYANMRDTVT, translated from the coding sequence ATGGTTAAATACTGTCCTAACTGTGGGTCAGCAAATGATGATAATGCCACGTCTTGTGCCTATTGTGGTAGTAGTCTCCCATTTGAGCGTAAAGATAATCGGACTTCCCAGCCCCAAGGAGACCAGACTTCCTTAATACCTAACCTATTTACGATCCCACAGTTGTATAGGGACTGGTATAAGAAAAACCACGTAGGACTATTGACCGAGTTTTTATTAATCCTACTCTTCATTATACTGTTTTTAGGCCCATTGGGCGTTTTATCACAGTTTATCGCGTTTCAGATAGTCTTCTTCATACTGTTCCTCATCGTTACTTATTACCTTGGTATAGTAGCCAGCGGTAAGACAATAGTAATATTGTTCATACTCACATTCTTAGTCCTAGGCCCGTTAACTATACTGGGAATAACAATTAACTATGAAAACATGGAAATTATATTACCCAAGCATGTTAACATAATATCTATCCTAATCTATTTCATACAGCTCATAATGGCTTCTATAGTTGTAGCAACTGGTATATATGACAAACCGTTAATGAAAATATCGTTACGTTCTGAGAAAAACTTACAACGGCTAATACTAGATTGGAACAATTATAGTAAGGAAAAGTTAAACCAATATTTTTACCCTATTAAGTGCAAACTGCTTAGTGAGGGCACCTATAAGGATTGGCTAGAAAAAGAGAAAGTTGACTATGGGAGTTACGATAAACCGCTATTAAAAGTAAGAAAAGACCCCTACGAAGCAATAGCAGGCTTTGACCTAAAATATAAAGGTATAGAAGCGTATCTTGTATTAGAACTCCATAGTAAGAATGTAGGAGTACAGAATTTTGGGTATTATATAGTCGAAGTAACATATGACATTTACCTACCCGTGAACCGTAAGCTCACGAACACTAGATTTATACAGAACTATATTTCAAATATTTTTAGAGGAGTAGATAATTTTATCTATGCTAATATGCGAGATACGGTGACCTAA
- a CDS encoding AAA family ATPase, producing the protein MIGKVRIQGFRGLNVNTELKRVNIVAGENGTGKTSFLEALFLSTLFQSDMTDIDINNSFIYAMASRGDIISAFSTLSDSDVTLDNNTVTFKKKGPYNLEVYVNNEKTVEVVATRVSISMEGLSGPISLPTVRAINRVNNGYSPLYISTFFDNSGNPERIFSVARRKNRGIKSRFEILQDEYGVFKLYYDSLPAYVIGRGILKREMIRFGLDASNLLLIDEVEDSLHPDLVMQVLNDIKQSNTQTMLTTHVNEVIKMASKIFNDTEATVIYLAKRGYKTYRLSEITEFEEPLSWLGYV; encoded by the coding sequence ATGATAGGTAAAGTAAGAATTCAAGGCTTCAGAGGGCTTAACGTAAACACTGAGTTAAAAAGGGTTAATATAGTAGCTGGGGAGAACGGTACCGGGAAAACTTCCTTCCTCGAGGCGTTATTTTTATCGACGCTTTTCCAATCAGACATGACCGACATCGATATCAATAATTCATTTATTTACGCAATGGCCAGTAGAGGAGATATAATTTCAGCCTTCTCCACTTTGTCTGACAGCGACGTGACCCTAGATAATAATACGGTAACTTTTAAGAAAAAAGGTCCTTATAACCTTGAAGTATACGTGAATAATGAAAAGACCGTGGAGGTAGTCGCAACACGAGTGTCAATCAGTATGGAAGGGCTGTCAGGGCCGATATCACTGCCTACAGTGAGAGCCATTAACCGGGTGAATAACGGGTATTCTCCATTATATATTTCGACATTCTTCGATAACAGCGGTAATCCTGAGAGGATTTTCAGCGTCGCGAGAAGAAAAAATAGGGGGATTAAATCTAGGTTTGAAATACTACAAGACGAATACGGTGTTTTTAAATTATATTACGATTCTTTACCGGCTTACGTTATCGGAAGGGGAATTCTTAAAAGAGAGATGATCAGGTTCGGCCTGGACGCTTCAAACTTGCTACTCATAGACGAGGTCGAGGACTCTTTACACCCGGACTTAGTAATGCAAGTCCTCAATGATATTAAACAAAGTAATACACAAACCATGCTCACGACACATGTAAATGAGGTAATAAAGATGGCCTCTAAGATATTTAATGACACTGAGGCTACGGTAATTTACTTAGCTAAAAGAGGGTATAAGACGTATAGACTTTCAGAAATTACAGAATTTGAGGAGCCTTTGAGCTGGTTGGGATACGTGTGA
- the tfs4 gene encoding transcription factor S4: MKFCPKCGSAMFPKGKYSVCKKCGYKERGVEKITFKDHIDHSHERTVIAEGQRITGNVSLMLCPKCGNAVSFKIGRNLYKCRACGHIFNVK; the protein is encoded by the coding sequence ATGAAGTTCTGTCCGAAGTGCGGTTCTGCGATGTTTCCTAAAGGGAAATACTCAGTCTGTAAGAAGTGCGGGTATAAAGAGAGGGGAGTAGAGAAGATCACATTTAAAGACCATATAGACCACTCTCATGAGAGGACTGTAATAGCTGAGGGGCAAAGGATAACGGGTAACGTGTCACTTATGCTTTGCCCTAAGTGCGGTAATGCAGTGAGCTTTAAGATTGGGAGGAACTTATATAAATGTCGTGCATGCGGTCATATATTTAACGTTAAATAA
- a CDS encoding phospholipase C encodes MKRNLSIILLLGLLLTIVPFYSQQTTTLTPIKHVIVIILENHSFDNIYGKYPFGNPPIYNNITMSVMVPVGVNTSAKLPNGEGGYSSPYYANSVILPDPTEGYKAYHIDWDYGRMDGFVIGSGHQSLAYLSYEQVPLLWDYAEEYVLADDYFSPVLAPTQPNRVSYLTGFPTNIIGDGFVSGVIPFNETIMYQLSEYGISWAYFDYGYKQSQPLPPFPLTVFKGAEQYSSHYYNTSVFLEDLEDGNLPSVSWLMFTGGNGYDTHSPLDMHPPFNLTIGQENLAYYIDKVMESPYWNSTAIFITFDEGGGFYDQVPPPIIPTYGIGCDLFLKDHGIQGYTLLGQRIPLLIISPYAKEGWIDNYTLSGYSLLAFIDYNWHLPYLNPIVGESDVQGILQAFNFSQPPRPPVILTPENWTYPVPLQYPVHYGYVAKVYNNYTAYELLNQKGYINSSTLYYLSQFGYVETEKSPTNQVTQSSGTPQQSSSVIISTTSSPMSTTTAQPTHLSTSSVTQPQGNTPLEIVTFTIIVLVISVIVLRIIKSR; translated from the coding sequence ATGAAACGTAACTTAAGCATAATACTCCTCTTAGGGCTCCTCCTGACAATAGTCCCATTTTACTCCCAACAGACGACTACTCTGACACCGATAAAACACGTTATAGTGATAATTTTAGAAAACCATTCATTTGATAACATTTACGGGAAATACCCATTCGGGAACCCCCCGATTTACAATAATATAACTATGTCAGTAATGGTACCAGTCGGGGTAAATACATCTGCTAAACTGCCTAACGGAGAGGGGGGTTATTCTTCACCTTATTACGCGAATTCCGTTATCCTTCCAGACCCTACAGAGGGATATAAGGCTTATCATATAGACTGGGATTACGGTAGGATGGACGGCTTCGTTATAGGTTCAGGACACCAGTCACTAGCATACTTATCTTATGAACAAGTCCCGCTATTGTGGGACTACGCAGAAGAGTACGTACTGGCTGACGACTATTTTTCACCTGTTTTAGCCCCAACTCAACCCAACAGGGTGTCCTACCTGACAGGTTTCCCCACTAATATTATAGGAGACGGGTTTGTGAGCGGTGTAATCCCGTTCAACGAGACAATTATGTACCAGCTATCTGAGTACGGTATCTCGTGGGCATATTTTGACTACGGGTATAAACAGTCCCAACCCTTACCTCCTTTCCCGTTAACCGTATTCAAAGGTGCAGAGCAATACTCGTCCCACTATTATAATACCTCAGTTTTCCTTGAAGACCTGGAGGACGGTAACCTCCCCTCAGTGTCTTGGCTTATGTTCACCGGCGGTAACGGGTACGACACTCACAGCCCCTTAGACATGCACCCTCCATTTAACCTGACAATAGGTCAGGAAAACTTAGCTTACTATATCGATAAAGTAATGGAAAGCCCCTATTGGAACTCGACAGCCATCTTTATAACTTTTGACGAAGGTGGCGGGTTTTACGACCAAGTACCCCCTCCTATTATCCCCACTTACGGGATAGGGTGCGACTTGTTTTTAAAAGACCACGGAATTCAGGGGTACACGTTACTGGGACAAAGGATCCCGTTACTCATAATTTCCCCTTACGCCAAAGAGGGGTGGATAGACAACTACACTTTGTCTGGATACAGTCTGTTGGCTTTCATAGACTATAACTGGCACCTCCCCTATCTCAACCCTATAGTAGGGGAGAGTGATGTCCAAGGTATATTACAAGCATTTAACTTTTCTCAACCCCCAAGGCCCCCGGTCATATTAACACCGGAAAACTGGACTTACCCGGTCCCGTTACAATACCCCGTCCATTACGGATATGTGGCAAAGGTCTACAACAATTATACAGCTTACGAGTTATTGAACCAGAAAGGTTATATAAATTCGTCAACCTTATACTACTTATCACAATTCGGGTATGTCGAGACAGAAAAATCGCCGACTAACCAAGTAACACAGTCTTCCGGCACTCCTCAACAATCATCTTCAGTGATCATCAGTACTACATCAAGTCCTATGTCGACTACCACTGCCCAGCCCACACACCTCAGTACTAGCTCGGTAACTCAACCGCAAGGTAATACTCCCCTAGAAATAGTCACATTTACTATAATAGTGTTGGTAATAAGTGTTATCGTTTTAAGAATTATAAAGAGTAGGTAA